One genomic region from Streptomyces sp. NBC_01304 encodes:
- a CDS encoding MFS transporter: MRILPPAGVVRTLSAAQLSSSLGDGAYYTCSALYFTQFVGLSPTLLGLSLTVAWALGSVAGVPLGHVADRHGPRGTAVLLTVAAASIAASFLLIRSYVPFLLAICLYATVQSGLAAARQALLAGLVSPVERTGALAYLQSMVNAGLAVGAGLGGLALGHGTRTGFLAVFAVDALSFAVGALVLLRLPPVATARGRSGNEPRLAVLRDHPFAVVTLINTVLMLRLPLLSLVIPLWIATRVPGLTWLASALFVLNTLAVMLFQVRTARAITDLRTASRAVRGAGVLLLASCAVFAVSGFDLPLWAMAAVLICAAALQVVGEMKQSAGSWQISFDLAPAHQVGQYQGFFGTSTAVSRTLGPVLLTALIVTWGVPGWLVLGGLFLAAGHAMGPAARWAARNRRRALPRPALPGPARQEEDARAEREPGERRLERALGPDQGLVRDEPLQPGTAQIGDGQRPLHDEARGGELPGHRARMVVDEGDRVPRAVGG; this comes from the coding sequence ATGCGGATCCTTCCTCCCGCAGGCGTCGTACGGACCCTCTCCGCCGCCCAGTTGAGCAGTTCGCTGGGCGACGGCGCGTACTACACATGCTCGGCCCTGTACTTCACCCAGTTCGTCGGGCTGTCCCCCACCCTGCTGGGGCTCAGCCTCACCGTGGCCTGGGCGCTGGGCTCGGTGGCGGGGGTGCCGCTCGGGCATGTGGCCGACCGGCACGGACCGCGCGGCACGGCGGTGCTGCTCACCGTCGCCGCCGCCTCGATCGCCGCCTCCTTCCTCCTCATCCGCTCCTACGTCCCGTTCCTGCTCGCCATCTGCCTGTACGCCACCGTCCAGTCGGGCCTCGCCGCGGCCAGGCAGGCGCTGCTCGCCGGGCTCGTGTCTCCGGTCGAGCGCACCGGTGCGCTCGCGTACTTGCAGTCAATGGTCAACGCGGGGCTGGCAGTTGGCGCCGGGCTGGGCGGCCTGGCCCTCGGTCACGGCACTCGTACGGGATTCCTCGCGGTCTTCGCCGTGGATGCGCTGAGCTTCGCGGTCGGCGCGCTGGTGCTGTTGCGCCTGCCCCCGGTCGCCACGGCCCGGGGACGCAGCGGCAACGAGCCGCGGCTCGCGGTGCTGCGTGACCACCCGTTCGCCGTAGTCACCCTCATCAACACCGTTCTGATGCTCCGGCTGCCGCTGCTGAGCCTCGTCATTCCGCTGTGGATCGCCACTCGCGTACCCGGGCTGACCTGGCTGGCCTCTGCCCTGTTCGTCCTCAACACCCTTGCGGTGATGCTCTTCCAGGTGCGTACGGCCCGCGCGATCACCGACCTGAGGACGGCCTCGCGCGCCGTACGCGGGGCCGGTGTCCTGCTGCTCGCCTCCTGTGCGGTCTTCGCCGTGTCGGGCTTCGACCTCCCGCTGTGGGCGATGGCGGCGGTGCTGATCTGCGCCGCGGCGCTCCAGGTAGTCGGCGAGATGAAGCAGTCCGCCGGCTCCTGGCAGATCAGCTTCGACCTCGCGCCCGCCCATCAAGTAGGCCAGTACCAGGGCTTCTTCGGTACCAGTACTGCCGTGTCGCGCACGCTCGGCCCGGTGCTGCTCACCGCGCTGATCGTGACCTGGGGCGTGCCCGGGTGGCTGGTGCTCGGTGGGCTGTTCCTGGCCGCGGGCCATGCGATGGGGCCCGCGGCACGGTGGGCGGCCCGCAACCGTCGGCGTGCGCTACCCCGGCCTGCGCTACCCGGGCCTGCGCGCCAGGAAGAAGATGCTCGGGCCGAACGAGAGCCGGGCGAGCGGCGATTGGAGCGCGCCCTCGGCCCGGACCAGGGTCTGGTGCGGGATGAGCCTCTTCAGCCGGGCACTGCGCAGATTGGAGACGGACAGCGTCCGCTCCACGACGAGGCCCGCGGCGGCGAGTTGCCCGGCCACCGTGCGCGGATGGTGGTTGACGAAGGGGATCGAGTCCCGCGCGCGGTTGGCGGCTGA